From the Streptomyces pluripotens genome, one window contains:
- a CDS encoding IS110 family transposase: MDVLHERCAGLDISKKDAKACVRTPSTKRRGSFTTQTTTWGSTTNAVLALRDHLLAARVTLVVIEATSDYWKPFYYLLAEDLNVILVNARQVKNLPGRKTDVSDAAWLAQLGAHGLVRPSFVPPEPVRELRDLTRARTTATRERGRVVQRLEKLLEDTGIKLSAVASDIMGVSGRAMLEALIAGEHDPQLLADLAKRRLRNKIPELTEALTGRFREHHAFLTRLHLDQYDQLTAMIEQLDERIEEAMAPFRGALDLLDTIPGINRAVAEVIIAETGGDMSRFASARHLASWAGVCPGHHESAGRTKKTKVRPGNPYLKGALGLAAFGAVRTKDTYLQARYKRLTARRGPLRALVAVEHSIITAIWHMLTDNVAYQELGGTYFTQRDPERATRRAINQLNQLGYTVTLNPRETAA, from the coding sequence GTGGATGTGCTGCACGAACGCTGCGCCGGCCTCGACATCAGCAAGAAGGACGCCAAGGCGTGTGTCCGCACCCCGAGTACCAAGCGGCGGGGATCCTTCACGACCCAGACCACGACATGGGGGTCGACGACGAATGCGGTCCTGGCCCTGCGGGATCACCTGCTTGCCGCGCGGGTGACGCTGGTGGTCATCGAGGCGACCTCGGACTACTGGAAGCCCTTCTACTACCTGCTGGCCGAGGACTTGAACGTGATCCTGGTCAACGCGCGGCAGGTCAAGAACCTCCCCGGCCGCAAGACGGACGTCTCGGACGCGGCCTGGCTGGCCCAGCTCGGCGCCCACGGCCTGGTGAGGCCCTCCTTCGTGCCGCCCGAGCCGGTCCGTGAACTCCGGGACCTGACCCGGGCCCGGACCACCGCCACCCGTGAACGCGGCCGGGTGGTCCAGCGGCTGGAGAAGCTGCTGGAGGACACCGGCATCAAACTCTCCGCGGTCGCCTCCGACATCATGGGCGTCTCCGGCCGGGCCATGCTCGAAGCCCTCATCGCCGGAGAACACGATCCGCAACTCCTCGCAGACCTGGCCAAGCGCAGGCTCCGCAACAAGATCCCTGAACTGACCGAGGCCCTGACCGGGCGCTTCCGCGAGCATCACGCGTTCCTAACCCGCCTGCATCTGGACCAGTACGACCAGCTCACCGCCATGATCGAGCAACTGGACGAGCGGATCGAGGAGGCGATGGCCCCCTTTCGAGGCGCCCTGGACCTGCTCGACACCATCCCCGGGATCAACCGGGCGGTCGCCGAAGTGATCATCGCTGAGACCGGCGGAGACATGAGCCGGTTCGCCTCCGCCCGTCACCTCGCCTCCTGGGCCGGGGTCTGTCCCGGCCACCACGAGTCCGCCGGCCGCACCAAGAAGACCAAGGTCCGGCCCGGCAACCCATATCTCAAAGGCGCCCTCGGCCTGGCAGCGTTCGGCGCGGTGAGAACCAAAGACACCTACCTGCAGGCCCGCTACAAGCGGCTGACCGCACGCCGCGGCCCGCTCAGGGCACTGGTCGCCGTCGAGCACTCGATCATCACCGCGATCTGGCACATGCTCACCGACAACGTCGCCTATCAGGAACTCGGCGGCACCTACTTCACCCAACGCGATCCAGAACGCGCCACCCGCCGGGCCATCAACCAGCTCAACCAGCTCGGCTACACCGTCACCCTCAACCCGAGGGAGACCGCGGCCTGA
- a CDS encoding glycosyltransferase family 2 protein, with protein MNAKPDVRLPAVSVIMPVLNEERHLRRAVQAILAQEYAGEMEVVIALGPSTDRTDEIAAELVAETAADENKRVHTVPNPTGRTPAALNAAIKASRHPIVVRVDGHGMLSPNYIDTAVRLLEETGAQNVGGIMHAEGENDWEHAVAAAMTSKIGVGNAAFHTGGEAAPAETVYLGVFRREALEQQGGYNEEFIRAQDWELNFRIREAGGLIWFSPELRVSYRPRPSVRALAKQYKDYGRWRHVVARYHSGSINLRYLAPPVAVCAMAAGLVVGAALTPWGFVIPGGYLAAIAAGSVPAGRGLPLKSRLQIPVALATMHMSWGWGFLTSPKSLAKKVIAARRPAVTASDRPRLTSV; from the coding sequence ATGAACGCCAAGCCCGACGTGCGGCTCCCCGCTGTATCCGTGATCATGCCCGTCCTCAACGAGGAGCGGCATCTACGCAGGGCCGTCCAAGCGATCCTCGCGCAGGAGTACGCCGGCGAGATGGAGGTCGTCATCGCCCTCGGTCCATCCACGGACCGCACGGACGAGATCGCCGCCGAGTTGGTCGCCGAGACCGCTGCCGACGAGAACAAGCGTGTGCACACCGTGCCGAACCCGACCGGCCGCACGCCCGCCGCGCTGAATGCGGCCATCAAGGCGTCCCGGCATCCGATCGTGGTCCGCGTCGACGGCCACGGCATGCTCTCACCGAACTACATCGACACCGCCGTGCGGCTCCTGGAGGAGACCGGCGCGCAGAACGTCGGCGGCATCATGCACGCCGAGGGGGAGAACGACTGGGAGCACGCGGTCGCCGCCGCGATGACCTCGAAGATCGGTGTGGGCAACGCCGCCTTCCACACCGGAGGCGAGGCCGCACCAGCCGAGACGGTGTACCTCGGCGTCTTCCGCCGCGAGGCACTGGAACAACAGGGTGGATACAACGAGGAGTTCATCCGTGCCCAGGACTGGGAGCTGAACTTCCGCATCCGCGAGGCGGGCGGCCTGATCTGGTTCTCGCCGGAGCTGAGGGTGTCGTACCGGCCACGGCCCTCGGTCCGGGCACTGGCCAAGCAGTACAAGGACTACGGCCGCTGGCGGCACGTCGTTGCGCGCTACCACTCGGGCTCCATCAATCTGCGCTACCTCGCCCCGCCGGTGGCGGTGTGCGCGATGGCCGCGGGCCTCGTGGTGGGCGCGGCGCTGACTCCGTGGGGCTTCGTCATTCCCGGCGGCTACCTGGCTGCGATCGCCGCGGGCTCGGTCCCGGCAGGCAGGGGACTGCCACTGAAGTCCCGGCTGCAGATTCCGGTGGCCCTGGCCACCATGCACATGTCGTGGGGCTGGGGTTTCTTGACCAGTCCGAAGTCACTGGCGAAGAAGGTCATCGCCGCTCGGCGACCGGCGGTGACCGCCTCTGACCGGCCCCGCCTGACCTCGGTCTGA
- a CDS encoding LCP family protein, with product MARSSVEEEGVVPRARRAGGRGTSSETDHGGNGQRRSSGHRRGAGSGPPRPRRRILRWSAITLAVVILGTAGAGYLYYEHLNANIQKDKLNLGDTDVPKATPNAAGQTPLNVLLIGSDSRNTKEDLKLGGSKADVGRPPLADVQMLVHVSADRTNMSVVSLPRDTMIPIPKCTDPHTGKQYPALSLAMANESLGRGGPGCTVATWQKLTHIHIDHFMMVDFSGVVSMADAIGGVPVCVKQNVWSHTSEGHGSGLKLKKGTTYVKGEQALEWLRTRYGFEDGTDLGRTHAQHMYMNAMVRQLRENATLSNPGKMRDLAETATKSLKVDEDLGTIKKLYDLSEEFKKVPTKRITMTTLPTEQWSRDHNRLVPTHDADQLISMVRDDIPLDGRGTKHKAEQKSKDPAAPDDRIAVQVRNGTGADGQAPAPQRAGAVAQILRSKGFTEVTVDATAAAETRTSVLFPSADLEGDAQAVAEGLGVPLKQVRKSTDVSGVTLIVGADWRTGTAYKAAKEPTTAPSSAAVLPGDKKDACMTVQKGFTW from the coding sequence ATGGCACGCAGCAGCGTGGAGGAAGAGGGGGTTGTACCGCGCGCCCGGCGCGCCGGCGGACGCGGTACCAGCAGCGAAACCGACCACGGGGGGAACGGCCAACGGCGGAGCAGCGGGCACCGGCGCGGCGCAGGCTCCGGGCCGCCGCGCCCCAGACGCCGGATACTGCGCTGGTCGGCGATAACCCTGGCAGTCGTCATACTCGGCACCGCAGGCGCGGGCTATCTGTACTACGAGCATCTCAACGCCAACATTCAGAAGGACAAACTGAACCTCGGCGACACCGACGTGCCCAAGGCGACCCCGAACGCCGCCGGCCAGACGCCGCTGAACGTCCTGCTGATCGGCTCGGACAGCCGGAACACCAAGGAAGACCTGAAACTCGGCGGCTCCAAAGCGGACGTGGGCCGCCCACCGCTGGCAGACGTGCAGATGCTGGTACACGTCTCGGCAGACCGCACCAACATGTCCGTGGTCAGCCTGCCGCGCGACACGATGATCCCCATCCCCAAGTGCACCGACCCGCACACCGGCAAGCAGTACCCGGCACTCTCCCTGGCCATGGCGAACGAGTCACTGGGCCGCGGCGGCCCGGGCTGCACCGTAGCCACCTGGCAGAAGCTCACCCACATCCACATCGACCACTTCATGATGGTCGACTTCTCCGGCGTGGTCTCGATGGCGGACGCCATCGGCGGCGTCCCGGTCTGTGTCAAACAGAACGTCTGGTCGCACACCTCCGAGGGCCACGGCTCTGGCCTGAAATTGAAGAAGGGCACCACGTACGTCAAGGGCGAGCAGGCCCTGGAGTGGCTGCGCACCCGTTACGGCTTCGAGGACGGCACCGACCTCGGCCGCACCCACGCACAGCACATGTACATGAACGCGATGGTGCGCCAGCTGCGGGAGAACGCGACCCTGAGCAACCCAGGCAAGATGCGCGACCTCGCGGAGACAGCGACGAAGTCACTGAAGGTCGACGAGGACCTGGGGACGATCAAGAAGCTGTACGACCTGTCCGAAGAGTTCAAGAAGGTACCCACCAAGCGCATCACGATGACGACGCTGCCCACCGAGCAGTGGTCACGGGACCACAACCGCCTGGTGCCGACCCACGACGCCGACCAGCTCATCTCCATGGTGCGTGACGACATCCCGTTGGACGGACGCGGCACGAAGCACAAGGCCGAGCAGAAGTCGAAGGATCCGGCCGCACCGGACGACCGGATCGCGGTACAGGTCCGCAACGGCACCGGAGCGGACGGTCAGGCGCCGGCGCCGCAGCGGGCCGGCGCGGTCGCGCAGATCCTGCGGAGCAAGGGCTTCACCGAGGTCACGGTGGACGCCACGGCCGCCGCCGAGACCAGGACCTCCGTCCTCTTCCCCAGCGCCGACCTGGAGGGGGACGCCCAGGCGGTGGCCGAGGGGCTCGGGGTCCCGCTGAAGCAGGTCCGCAAGTCGACCGACGTCTCGGGCGTCACGCTGATCGTGGGCGCCGACTGGCGCACCGGCACCGCCTACAAGGCGGCCAAGGAGCCGACCACGGCCCCGTCCTCGGCAGCGGTGCTCCCCGGTGACAAGAAGGACGCCTGTATGACGGTCCAGAAGGGGTTCACCTGGTGA
- a CDS encoding UDP-glucose dehydrogenase family protein, translating to MSLKITVIGTGYLGATHAAAMAELGFEVLGLDIVPEKIAMLERGETPMFEPGLEELLRRHVTGFEGSTGRLRFTTDWAEAGAFGEVHFVCVNTPQKHGEYACDMSYVDAAVASLAPHLHGPALVVGKSTVPVGSADRLAAYLAEHAPAGADAELAWNPEFLREGFAVQDTLHPDRIVAGVRSERAEKLLRTVYAGPIGEGTPFVVTDFPTAELVKTSANSFLATKISFINAMAEVCEAAGGDVAKLAEAIGYDDRIGKKFLRAGIGFGGGCLPKDIRAFMARAGELGADQALTFLREIDSINMRRRGQMVEMTRDALGGGSFLGKRVAVLGATFKPDSDDVRDSPALNVAGQIHLQGGQVTVYDPKGMDNARKVFPTLAYAGSALEAVRGADVVLHLTEWREFRELDPAALGEVAAARLLLDGRNTLDPQLWRLGGWTYRAMGRPTA from the coding sequence ATGAGCCTGAAGATCACCGTGATCGGCACCGGCTATCTTGGCGCCACACACGCCGCGGCCATGGCCGAGCTCGGCTTCGAGGTGCTGGGTCTGGACATCGTGCCGGAGAAGATCGCCATGCTGGAGCGCGGCGAGACCCCGATGTTCGAACCGGGGCTGGAGGAGTTGCTGCGCAGGCACGTCACCGGTTTCGAGGGGTCCACCGGGCGGCTGCGGTTCACCACGGACTGGGCCGAGGCCGGAGCCTTCGGCGAGGTGCACTTCGTATGCGTGAACACCCCGCAGAAGCACGGCGAGTACGCCTGTGACATGTCGTACGTCGACGCCGCGGTCGCCTCGCTCGCCCCGCATCTCCACGGTCCGGCCCTGGTGGTCGGCAAGTCGACCGTGCCGGTGGGCTCGGCCGACCGGCTGGCCGCCTATCTGGCCGAGCACGCGCCGGCCGGCGCCGATGCCGAGTTGGCCTGGAACCCGGAGTTCCTGCGGGAGGGCTTCGCCGTTCAGGACACGCTGCACCCGGACCGGATCGTGGCCGGGGTGCGCAGCGAGCGGGCCGAGAAGCTGCTGCGCACGGTGTACGCCGGCCCGATCGGTGAGGGCACGCCGTTCGTCGTGACCGACTTCCCGACCGCCGAACTGGTGAAGACCTCCGCGAACTCGTTCCTCGCGACCAAGATCTCCTTCATCAACGCGATGGCGGAGGTGTGCGAGGCCGCGGGCGGGGACGTGGCGAAGCTGGCCGAGGCCATCGGGTACGACGACCGGATCGGGAAGAAGTTCCTGCGCGCGGGGATCGGGTTCGGCGGCGGGTGCCTGCCCAAGGACATCCGGGCGTTCATGGCACGGGCCGGTGAGCTGGGCGCGGACCAGGCGCTGACCTTCCTCAGGGAGATCGACTCCATCAACATGCGCCGGCGCGGCCAGATGGTGGAGATGACGCGGGACGCGCTCGGCGGCGGTTCCTTCCTCGGCAAGCGGGTGGCGGTGCTCGGTGCCACCTTCAAGCCCGACTCGGACGACGTCCGCGACTCGCCCGCGCTGAACGTGGCTGGTCAGATCCATCTGCAGGGCGGTCAGGTGACCGTGTACGACCCGAAGGGCATGGACAACGCCCGCAAGGTCTTCCCGACCCTCGCGTACGCCGGCTCGGCGCTGGAGGCGGTCCGGGGCGCCGATGTCGTACTGCACCTGACGGAGTGGCGGGAGTTCCGTGAGCTGGACCCGGCGGCGCTCGGCGAGGTGGCGGCGGCCCGGCTGCTCCTGGACGGACGCAACACCCTCGACCCGCAGCTGTGGCGGCTGGGGGGCTGGACGTACCGGGCGATGGGCCGCCCCACCGCATAG
- a CDS encoding LCP family protein gives MRAVTTLSVVVLASAGIGHAVVTSLDAGIARVDAFKDMKNRPRAGHGMNVLLVGTDGRDKISEQERRAYRLGGAPCHCTDTMMIVHISENRERASVVSLPRDSYAQLPAHVDPKSGQRHGPHPVKLNAAYAEGGPQLTIRTVESMTHLKIDHYLEVDFTSFMKTVDVLGGVRICTTKPLKDSYTGLDLAPGTHTLMGGQALQYVRARHTDGTSDLSRMKRQQRFLAALIEKATSSGVLLNPIRFRDVARAVLGSVRADEGFGTDELLDLGRAMRNFSPSSSEFTTVPIGQMNYPVKGIGSTLKWDQPKAERLFRALRDDKPLSVEHRRRGPASTAAEVEVDPRQIRVQVENGTGTAGLARQIDTALGAAGFAVTHQPVTAAAHDVKRTVISYDPRWDRSARSLAAALPGSELHPVPGRGPLMKVTVGVDFTKVRKVRFEDPAQPEPSVVRGNEVVCSGST, from the coding sequence ATGCGGGCGGTCACCACGCTGTCCGTCGTGGTGCTCGCCTCCGCCGGGATCGGGCACGCGGTCGTCACCAGCCTGGACGCTGGCATCGCCCGGGTCGACGCCTTCAAGGACATGAAGAACCGGCCGCGGGCCGGCCACGGCATGAACGTGCTGCTGGTCGGTACCGACGGCCGGGACAAGATCAGCGAGCAGGAGCGGCGCGCCTACCGGCTCGGTGGTGCCCCCTGCCACTGCACGGACACGATGATGATCGTGCACATCTCGGAGAACCGGGAGCGGGCCAGCGTGGTGAGCCTGCCGCGCGACTCCTACGCCCAGCTGCCCGCGCACGTCGACCCGAAATCCGGGCAGCGACACGGCCCGCACCCGGTCAAGTTGAACGCGGCCTACGCGGAGGGCGGCCCGCAGCTGACCATCCGTACGGTCGAGAGCATGACCCACCTGAAGATCGACCACTACCTGGAGGTCGACTTCACCAGTTTCATGAAGACCGTGGACGTGCTCGGCGGGGTGCGGATCTGTACGACGAAACCACTGAAGGACTCCTACACCGGACTCGACCTCGCCCCCGGCACGCACACGCTCATGGGCGGCCAGGCCCTGCAGTACGTGCGCGCCCGGCACACCGACGGGACGAGCGATCTGAGCCGGATGAAGCGACAGCAGCGGTTCCTGGCCGCGCTGATCGAGAAGGCGACTTCCTCCGGGGTACTGCTGAACCCCATCAGGTTCCGGGACGTGGCCCGGGCCGTGCTCGGCTCGGTCCGCGCCGACGAGGGTTTCGGCACCGACGAACTGCTCGATCTCGGCCGCGCGATGCGGAACTTCTCCCCGTCCTCCTCCGAGTTCACCACCGTTCCGATCGGGCAGATGAACTACCCGGTCAAAGGCATCGGCTCGACGCTGAAGTGGGACCAGCCCAAGGCGGAGCGGCTCTTCCGGGCCTTGCGCGACGACAAGCCGCTCAGCGTGGAGCACCGGCGGCGCGGCCCAGCGTCCACGGCGGCGGAGGTGGAGGTGGATCCGCGACAGATCCGGGTGCAGGTGGAGAACGGCACGGGCACGGCCGGGCTGGCCAGGCAGATCGACACGGCGCTCGGGGCGGCCGGTTTCGCCGTCACCCACCAACCGGTGACCGCCGCGGCCCACGACGTCAAGCGCACGGTGATCTCCTACGACCCCCGTTGGGACCGCTCCGCCCGCTCCCTGGCCGCGGCGCTGCCGGGCAGTGAACTGCACCCGGTACCGGGCCGGGGGCCACTGATGAAGGTGACCGTCGGGGTGGACTTCACGAAGGTGCGGAAGGTGCGGTTCGAGGACCCGGCGCAGCCGGAACCGAGCGTGGTACGGGGCAACGAGGTGGTGTGCTCAGGGAGCACGTGA
- a CDS encoding VOC family protein — MALATLDAVVLDCPDPVALAGFYAGVLGGTVEKHQGQDQAPEGEGAWVDLRVPGGQTLAFQRAPGFVPPRWPAPDASQQCHLDLVVEDLDTAEKGVLALGARPLDTEDRERSFRVYADPAGHPFCLCTG; from the coding sequence ATGGCTCTCGCCACGCTCGATGCCGTCGTCCTGGACTGTCCCGATCCCGTTGCGCTGGCCGGCTTCTACGCCGGGGTGCTGGGTGGCACTGTGGAGAAGCACCAGGGGCAAGATCAGGCACCAGAGGGAGAAGGTGCGTGGGTGGACCTGAGGGTGCCGGGCGGGCAGACGCTGGCCTTCCAGCGTGCGCCCGGCTTCGTGCCGCCCCGGTGGCCCGCCCCGGACGCCTCTCAGCAGTGTCACCTCGATCTTGTGGTGGAGGACCTGGACACGGCAGAGAAAGGGGTACTGGCGCTGGGGGCACGGCCCCTTGACACCGAGGATCGCGAGCGCAGCTTCCGGGTCTACGCCGATCCGGCCGGGCACCCGTTCTGTCTCTGCACCGGCTGA
- a CDS encoding LCP family protein gives MNDWPEGGPGDNRGPQYGRGSAGAQPEGARVMRQVRRGPAVPPGQRSAHGGPGSSAPPYGSGVPQQPSYTDGRGHDEHTGSDGYDSGYNTGQVYGTPGGRGPGGPEGGPTRAPRPAPNWRRRAKWTAITLATVLVVTSVATYFWADSKLRRDVDLSKVIDRPGSGSGTNYLIVGSDSREGMSKADEKKLHTGSAQGKRTDSMMILHVGDNGDTLVSLPRDSDVVIPSYKGSTSGKVYPAQGRHVKLNAAYAEDGPTLLVRTVEYNTGLHIDHYVEIGFQGFADIVDAVGGVEITIDKGFKDKWSGADFKAGKQTLNGAQALAFVRTRHAFAASDLQRTKNQQKFLAALAHQVATPSTVLNPFKLYPTLGAGLDSLIVDKDMSLWDLTSMFWAMKSVNSGDGTSMNMPISGSTGGNLVWDKAKVKTLVNELKQDQKVTVSGT, from the coding sequence ATGAATGACTGGCCCGAGGGGGGACCCGGCGACAACCGCGGCCCCCAGTACGGACGCGGCAGTGCCGGCGCGCAGCCGGAGGGTGCCCGCGTCATGCGTCAGGTCCGGCGCGGCCCGGCGGTACCGCCGGGGCAGCGCTCCGCGCACGGCGGCCCCGGTTCCTCGGCGCCGCCGTACGGGTCCGGTGTCCCGCAGCAACCGTCGTACACCGACGGCCGCGGACACGACGAGCACACCGGCTCCGACGGCTACGACAGCGGCTACAACACGGGCCAGGTCTACGGCACCCCCGGCGGCCGTGGGCCGGGCGGCCCCGAGGGTGGGCCCACCCGGGCGCCGCGTCCGGCGCCGAACTGGCGGCGCCGCGCCAAGTGGACGGCGATCACCCTGGCGACCGTGCTGGTCGTCACGTCCGTCGCGACGTACTTCTGGGCCGATTCCAAACTGCGCCGCGACGTCGACCTGTCGAAGGTGATCGACCGGCCCGGCTCGGGTTCGGGCACGAACTACCTGATCGTCGGCTCGGACAGCCGCGAGGGCATGTCCAAGGCGGACGAGAAGAAGTTGCACACCGGATCCGCTCAGGGCAAGCGCACGGACTCGATGATGATCCTGCACGTCGGCGACAACGGCGACACGCTGGTCTCGCTCCCGCGCGACTCAGACGTGGTGATCCCGTCGTACAAGGGGTCCACCTCCGGGAAGGTCTACCCGGCCCAGGGTCGGCACGTGAAGCTGAACGCCGCCTACGCCGAGGACGGGCCGACGCTGCTGGTCCGCACGGTCGAGTACAACACCGGACTGCACATCGACCACTACGTGGAGATCGGCTTCCAGGGTTTCGCGGACATCGTGGACGCGGTGGGCGGTGTGGAGATCACCATCGACAAGGGCTTCAAGGACAAGTGGTCGGGCGCCGACTTCAAGGCCGGCAAGCAGACCCTGAACGGCGCGCAGGCCCTGGCCTTCGTCCGGACCCGGCACGCGTTCGCAGCGTCCGACCTGCAGCGCACGAAGAACCAGCAGAAGTTCCTGGCGGCCCTGGCCCACCAGGTGGCCACCCCGTCGACGGTACTCAACCCGTTCAAGCTCTACCCGACTCTGGGCGCCGGCCTGGACTCCCTGATCGTCGACAAGGACATGTCGCTGTGGGACCTGACCTCGATGTTCTGGGCGATGAAGAGCGTGAACAGCGGTGATGGCACATCGATGAACATGCCGATCTCCGGATCCACGGGCGGCAATCTCGTCTGGGACAAGGCGAAGGTGAAGACGCTGGTGAACGAGCTGAAACAGGACCAGAAGGTCACGGTCTCCGGTACCTAG
- a CDS encoding acyl-CoA thioesterase, which produces MTDQAADRETHTEPDIPGKPTSASRTTLSHIMTHNDTNLLGTVHGGVIMKLVDDAAGAVAGRHSGGPAVTAFMDEMAFLEPVRVGDLVHVKAQVNWTGRTSMEIGVRVLAERWNESAPPTRVGSAYLVFAAVDADGTPRRVPPVIPETDRDRRRYQEAQIRRTHRLARRRAIRELREKRAAEGFED; this is translated from the coding sequence ATGACAGACCAGGCCGCGGACAGGGAAACGCATACCGAACCGGATATCCCGGGCAAGCCCACGTCCGCCTCGCGCACCACCCTCAGCCACATCATGACCCACAACGACACCAACCTGCTGGGGACGGTGCACGGCGGTGTGATCATGAAGCTCGTCGACGACGCCGCGGGTGCGGTGGCCGGCCGCCATTCCGGCGGTCCCGCCGTCACCGCGTTCATGGACGAGATGGCATTCCTGGAGCCGGTCCGTGTCGGCGACCTGGTCCATGTGAAGGCCCAGGTGAACTGGACCGGCCGGACCTCCATGGAGATCGGGGTCCGGGTCCTCGCCGAGCGCTGGAACGAATCCGCCCCGCCCACCCGGGTCGGCTCGGCCTACCTGGTCTTCGCGGCCGTCGACGCCGACGGCACACCGCGGCGGGTACCGCCGGTGATCCCGGAGACCGACCGAGACCGCCGCCGCTATCAGGAGGCCCAGATCCGGCGCACCCACCGCCTGGCCCGCCGCCGCGCCATCCGCGAGCTGCGTGAGAAGCGGGCCGCGGAGGGGTTCGAGGACTGA
- a CDS encoding acyl-CoA dehydrogenase: protein MAGSADFDLYRPAEEHDMLRDAVRSLVEAKIAPHAAAVDEEARFPQEALDALVANDLHAVHVPEEYGGAGADALATVIVIEEVARACVSSSLIPAVNKLGSLPVILSGSEDLKKKYLAPLAEGDAMFSYCLSEPEAGSDAVGMKTKAVRDGDHWVLNGVKRWITNAGVSEYYTVMAVTDPSKRSKGISAFVVEKSDQGVSFGAPEKKLGIKGSPTREVYFDNVRIPADRMIGEEGTGFATAMKTLDHTRITIAAQALGVAQGAFDYAKGYVQERKQFGKPIADFQGIQFMLADMAMKIEAARQLTYAAAAKSERGDSDLTFQGAAAKCFASDVAMEVTTDAVQLLGGYGYTRDYPVERMMRDAKITQIYEGTNQVQRIVMARNLP, encoded by the coding sequence TTGGCCGGATCGGCTGACTTCGACCTGTACCGCCCCGCCGAGGAGCACGACATGCTCCGCGACGCCGTCCGCTCCCTGGTCGAGGCGAAGATCGCGCCGCACGCCGCGGCGGTGGATGAGGAGGCCCGCTTCCCGCAGGAGGCCCTCGACGCCCTCGTGGCCAATGACCTGCACGCCGTGCACGTCCCCGAGGAGTACGGCGGCGCCGGCGCCGACGCGCTCGCCACGGTCATCGTGATCGAGGAGGTGGCCCGTGCCTGCGTGTCCTCCTCCCTGATCCCGGCCGTGAACAAGCTGGGCTCGCTTCCGGTGATCCTCTCCGGTTCCGAAGACTTGAAGAAGAAGTACCTCGCCCCGCTCGCCGAGGGCGACGCCATGTTCTCCTACTGCCTCTCCGAGCCGGAGGCGGGTTCGGACGCGGTCGGCATGAAGACCAAGGCCGTCCGTGACGGCGACCACTGGGTCCTCAACGGCGTGAAGCGCTGGATCACCAACGCGGGCGTCTCCGAGTACTACACGGTCATGGCCGTGACCGACCCCTCCAAGCGCTCGAAGGGCATCTCCGCCTTCGTCGTCGAGAAGTCGGACCAGGGCGTCTCCTTCGGTGCCCCGGAGAAGAAGCTCGGCATCAAGGGCTCCCCGACCCGCGAGGTCTACTTCGATAACGTCCGCATCCCCGCCGACCGGATGATCGGTGAGGAGGGCACCGGCTTCGCCACGGCGATGAAGACCCTGGACCACACCCGCATCACCATCGCCGCCCAGGCGCTCGGTGTCGCGCAGGGCGCCTTCGACTACGCCAAGGGCTACGTCCAGGAGCGCAAGCAGTTCGGCAAGCCGATCGCCGACTTCCAGGGCATCCAGTTCATGCTCGCCGACATGGCCATGAAGATCGAGGCCGCCCGCCAGCTGACCTACGCGGCCGCCGCCAAGTCCGAGCGCGGTGACTCGGACCTGACCTTCCAGGGCGCGGCGGCCAAGTGCTTCGCCTCGGACGTGGCGATGGAGGTCACCACGGACGCCGTCCAACTCCTCGGCGGATACGGCTACACCCGCGACTACCCGGTGGAGCGCATGATGCGCGATGCCAAGATCACGCAGATCTACGAGGGCACGAACCAAGTGCAGCGCATCGTGATGGCAAGGAACCTTCCCTAG
- a CDS encoding CGNR zinc finger domain-containing protein → MSERTAAPGGLALIESLVNTLDIETGRDSLDTADGRARIGLTEDELGGARELRESLRATLLAHAGHPPHRSVTPLGTLLADAPLHVSVDERDGSAALTPADARSLSSRVAAAVAEALVDGTWVRLKACEAETCHWAYYDRSPAGRGRWCSMRVCGAREKMRRYRAKGP, encoded by the coding sequence ATGAGCGAGAGAACAGCTGCCCCCGGCGGCCTGGCGCTGATCGAGTCCCTGGTGAACACGCTGGACATCGAGACCGGACGTGACTCGCTCGACACCGCCGACGGCAGGGCGCGCATCGGGCTCACCGAGGACGAACTGGGCGGGGCGCGGGAACTGCGGGAGTCACTGCGAGCCACGCTGCTCGCGCACGCCGGGCACCCGCCGCACCGTTCGGTCACCCCGCTCGGCACCCTGCTGGCAGACGCTCCGCTGCACGTGTCCGTCGACGAGCGCGACGGCTCCGCGGCCCTCACCCCCGCCGATGCGCGCTCGCTGTCCTCCCGGGTCGCCGCCGCCGTTGCCGAGGCCCTGGTGGACGGCACCTGGGTCAGGCTGAAGGCCTGCGAGGCCGAGACCTGCCACTGGGCGTACTACGACCGCAGCCCCGCCGGACGAGGCCGCTGGTGTTCGATGCGCGTGTGCGGAGCCCGCGAGAAGATGCGCCGGTACCGGGCGAAGGGGCCATGA